A region of Sphingomonas sp. DNA encodes the following proteins:
- a CDS encoding TonB family protein, which produces MSYSQYQPQRASPGGFALIVTLHAMAIGAVMLIKGPDFVRPVYPSTTTYIVPPEVEPDPNPPETRTDPQPTQQAIAQIIPVIPPPPVERGPITQSGDPPPSFSGTGHDIATVRQADPPPPLPVRREAEMDPRFAAAFRPPYPAPELRAQRDGVVRLRVTIGADGRVRAVERLSATSDAFWAAAERQARNHWRFRPATVDGRPVESVKVLTLHFRIEDA; this is translated from the coding sequence ATGTCGTACAGCCAATATCAGCCGCAGCGCGCGAGCCCCGGCGGTTTCGCGCTCATCGTCACCCTTCACGCCATGGCGATCGGCGCGGTCATGCTGATCAAGGGGCCGGATTTCGTCCGCCCGGTTTATCCATCGACGACGACCTATATCGTGCCGCCGGAAGTGGAGCCGGATCCCAATCCGCCCGAGACGCGAACCGATCCGCAGCCCACCCAGCAGGCGATCGCGCAAATCATTCCGGTCATTCCGCCGCCGCCTGTCGAGCGGGGTCCGATTACCCAGAGCGGCGATCCGCCGCCGTCATTCTCCGGAACCGGGCACGACATCGCGACTGTGCGCCAGGCCGATCCGCCGCCGCCTTTGCCGGTGCGGCGCGAAGCCGAGATGGACCCGCGCTTCGCCGCCGCCTTCCGCCCGCCTTATCCCGCGCCAGAGCTGAGGGCGCAGCGCGACGGCGTGGTGCGGCTGCGCGTGACAATCGGCGCCGACGGCCGAGTGCGTGCGGTGGAGCGCCTGTCGGCGACGAGCGACGCCTTCTGGGCGGCGGCCGAGCGCCAGGCGCGCAACCATTGGCGCTTCCGTCCCGCCACTGTCGATGGCCGTCCCGTCGAAAGCGTCAAAGTGCTCACGCTGCACTTCCGGATCGAGGACGCCTGA
- a CDS encoding riboflavin synthase: MFTGIITDIGRIEAVEERGDLRLRIASGYDMAGVDLGASIACSGVCLTVVDKGGDANGGWFAVDVSGETRARTAPGMWAEGTRLNLERALKVGDELGGHIVTGHVDGLGTVIDSAPDKGSTRYTIAVPGKLASYVSEKGSIAINGISLTVNEVTDGTGGTSFGVNIIPHTAENTAMFARGDQVNLEIDILARYLGRMLDVRNSRM, translated from the coding sequence ATGTTCACCGGAATCATCACCGATATCGGCCGGATCGAAGCCGTCGAGGAGCGCGGCGACCTGCGCCTGCGGATCGCCAGCGGCTACGACATGGCCGGCGTCGATCTCGGCGCGTCGATCGCCTGCTCGGGCGTCTGCCTGACCGTGGTGGACAAGGGCGGTGATGCGAATGGGGGCTGGTTCGCCGTCGACGTGTCCGGCGAGACTCGCGCGCGCACCGCACCCGGCATGTGGGCAGAAGGCACGCGGCTGAACCTGGAACGCGCGCTGAAGGTCGGCGACGAATTGGGCGGCCATATCGTCACCGGCCATGTCGACGGGCTCGGCACCGTTATCGACAGCGCGCCAGACAAGGGATCGACCCGCTACACGATCGCCGTGCCGGGCAAGCTCGCATCCTATGTTTCCGAAAAGGGATCGATCGCGATCAACGGCATTTCGCTGACCGTGAACGAGGTCACGGACGGCACCGGCGGCACAAGCTTCGGCGTCAACATCATCCCCCACACCGCCGAGAACACCGCGATGTTCGCCAGGGGCGACCAGGTGAACCTCGAGATCGACATCCTCGCCCGCTATCTCGGCCGCATGCTGGACGTTCGCAACAGCAGAATGTGA
- the rpmI gene encoding 50S ribosomal protein L35 — protein MPKLKTKSGVKKRFKLTATGKVKHGVAGKRHRLISHNAKYIRQNRGTEVLADADTARVKLWAPYGLK, from the coding sequence ATGCCCAAGCTCAAGACCAAGAGCGGTGTGAAGAAGCGCTTCAAGCTCACCGCGACCGGCAAGGTGAAGCATGGGGTGGCCGGCAAGCGCCACCGGCTCATCAGCCACAATGCCAAATATATCCGCCAGAACCGCGGCACCGAAGTGCTCGCCGACGCCGATACAGCGCGGGTGAAGCTCTGGGCGCCCTACGGCCTGAAATAA
- a CDS encoding glyoxalase/bleomycin resistance/extradiol dioxygenase family protein, protein MANEEQGPTGGVTAHLTIRDKRAKEAIDFYKRAFGAEAAMDPFMAEDGERIMHAHLLINGGHLMLNDDFPEYSGGETEPGSLTLHLQVADADAAWARALEAGATEVFPLADQFWGDRYGQVRDPFGFRWSIGAPVRK, encoded by the coding sequence ATGGCGAACGAAGAGCAGGGTCCGACCGGCGGGGTGACCGCCCATCTTACCATCCGCGACAAGCGCGCCAAGGAGGCGATCGACTTCTACAAGCGGGCCTTCGGCGCCGAGGCCGCGATGGACCCGTTCATGGCCGAGGACGGCGAGCGAATCATGCACGCCCATCTGCTGATCAATGGCGGCCATCTGATGCTCAACGACGATTTCCCCGAATATAGCGGCGGCGAGACGGAGCCCGGCAGCCTGACGCTCCATCTCCAGGTCGCCGACGCCGACGCCGCCTGGGCCCGCGCGCTCGAGGCCGGCGCGACCGAGGTCTTCCCGCTCGCCGACCAGTTCTGGGGCGACCGCTACGGCCAGGTGCGCGACCCGTTCGGCTTCCGCTGGTCGATCGGCGCGCCGGTCAGAAAATAG
- a CDS encoding glutamate--tRNA ligase, whose product MNVFTRFAPSPTGRLHVGNIRTALHNWLWARRHGGRFLLRLDDTDRARSEEVFAESIRADLAWLGMAPDAEYRQSDRFGLYEAALARLIEAGRAYPAYETARELDLKRKVLLGRGLPPVYDRAALALTDGERAALEAEGRRPHWRFKLDHDVPIAWDDLVRGPQQLDPHLLSDPVIRREDGSWLYMLPSVVDDIDISVTHVVRGEDHVTNTGLQLQMFAALGAAPPAFAHEALLVGSEGKLSKRLGSLGVEAMRESGIEPEALVAQLARIGTSQPVEPFADAAPLIESVDFSTFGRAPARFDLDELAALNARIVHQLPFGRVASRLPAGMDEDDWIAIRPNLSTVAEAADWWGILHGHVEHEVAAEDRELLATAADAAAEIDWRDAPWLQLVTRLKEATGRVGKPLFLPLRRALTGRDSGPEMATLLPLIGRDETIARLSAAARQA is encoded by the coding sequence ATGAACGTCTTCACCCGCTTCGCGCCATCGCCGACCGGCCGGCTCCATGTCGGCAATATCCGCACCGCCCTTCACAACTGGCTGTGGGCGCGGCGCCATGGCGGGCGCTTTTTGCTGCGGCTCGACGACACCGACCGGGCGCGCAGCGAGGAGGTCTTCGCCGAATCGATCCGCGCCGATCTCGCCTGGCTCGGCATGGCGCCGGACGCGGAATATCGCCAGTCGGACCGGTTCGGCCTTTACGAGGCGGCGCTGGCGCGGCTGATCGAGGCGGGCCGGGCCTATCCCGCCTACGAGACCGCGCGGGAGCTCGATCTCAAGCGCAAGGTGCTGCTGGGGCGCGGCCTCCCGCCGGTCTACGACCGCGCGGCGCTGGCGCTGACTGATGGCGAACGTGCCGCGCTGGAAGCCGAAGGCCGCCGGCCGCACTGGCGCTTCAAGCTGGATCACGACGTGCCGATCGCCTGGGACGACCTTGTGCGCGGGCCCCAACAGCTCGACCCACACCTGCTCAGCGATCCCGTCATCCGGCGCGAGGACGGAAGCTGGCTCTACATGCTGCCGAGCGTCGTCGATGATATCGACATAAGCGTGACCCATGTCGTGCGTGGCGAGGATCATGTCACCAATACCGGCCTGCAACTCCAGATGTTCGCCGCCCTGGGCGCGGCGCCGCCGGCCTTCGCGCACGAGGCGCTTCTGGTCGGATCGGAAGGCAAGCTTTCCAAACGGCTCGGCTCGCTCGGCGTCGAGGCGATGCGCGAGAGCGGGATCGAGCCGGAAGCTCTGGTCGCCCAGCTGGCGCGGATCGGCACCAGCCAACCCGTCGAGCCCTTCGCCGATGCGGCGCCGTTGATCGAAAGCGTCGATTTTTCGACCTTCGGTCGCGCTCCGGCGCGCTTCGACCTGGACGAGCTGGCCGCGCTCAACGCCCGGATCGTTCACCAGCTTCCCTTCGGACGGGTCGCTTCGCGGCTGCCGGCGGGGATGGACGAGGACGACTGGATCGCGATTCGGCCGAATCTTAGCACCGTCGCCGAGGCCGCCGACTGGTGGGGCATCCTGCACGGCCATGTCGAGCATGAAGTGGCGGCGGAAGATCGCGAGCTGCTCGCCACCGCAGCCGATGCCGCTGCCGAGATCGACTGGCGCGACGCGCCATGGCTTCAGCTCGTCACCCGATTGAAGGAAGCGACGGGCCGCGTCGGCAAGCCGTTGTTCCTGCCGCTGCGCCGCGCACTGACCGGACGGGACAGCGGCCCGGAAATGGCGACTCTGCTGCCACTGATCGGCAGGGACGAGACGATCGCCCGCCTCTCGGCCGCTGCGCGGCAGGCGTAG
- a CDS encoding GNAT family N-acetyltransferase yields MTGPVLQTERLILRPLSGEDFDPWCAFQADPETMRFLGGVQSREEAWRSLCVMAGAWTVRGFSMFSLIERDTGRWIGRVGPWQPESWPGTEIGWGVAREYAGRGYAHEAAAASMDYVVNILGWTDIIHVIDPENLPSIRLAERLGSVNRGPTRLPRPFEAMPVDAWGQSADQWRAARYSAASAG; encoded by the coding sequence GTGACCGGGCCAGTCCTCCAGACCGAACGGCTGATCCTGCGTCCGCTCAGCGGCGAGGATTTCGATCCCTGGTGCGCGTTCCAGGCCGACCCGGAGACGATGCGCTTCCTGGGCGGCGTGCAATCGCGCGAGGAAGCGTGGCGCAGCCTGTGCGTGATGGCCGGCGCCTGGACCGTGCGCGGCTTTTCGATGTTTTCGTTGATCGAGCGCGATACCGGCCGCTGGATCGGCCGGGTTGGACCGTGGCAGCCGGAAAGCTGGCCGGGCACCGAGATCGGCTGGGGCGTGGCCCGCGAATATGCCGGGCGCGGCTATGCCCATGAGGCGGCGGCGGCATCGATGGATTATGTCGTCAATATACTGGGCTGGACCGACATCATCCATGTCATCGATCCGGAAAATCTGCCGTCGATCCGACTCGCTGAGCGGCTCGGCTCGGTCAATCGCGGGCCGACCCGGCTGCCGCGGCCGTTCGAGGCCATGCCGGTCGATGCCTGGGGCCAGAGCGCCGACCAATGGCGCGCCGCGCGCTACTCCGCCGCCAGCGCGGGATAG
- a CDS encoding 6,7-dimethyl-8-ribityllumazine synthase, whose product MARILIVEARFYAHLNDLLLEGARAALKEHEVDVITVPGALEVPGAIALAAESGAYDAFVALGVVIRGETYHFEIVAGESARALMALTLDGLAIGNGILTVENEAQALARARRDEKDKGGEAARAALAMLALKDRFAR is encoded by the coding sequence ATGGCCCGCATCCTGATCGTCGAGGCGCGCTTCTACGCCCATCTGAACGACCTGCTGCTCGAAGGAGCGCGCGCCGCGCTGAAGGAGCATGAGGTGGACGTGATCACCGTGCCCGGCGCGCTGGAAGTGCCCGGCGCGATCGCGCTGGCGGCGGAAAGCGGCGCTTATGACGCGTTCGTTGCGCTCGGCGTGGTGATCCGGGGCGAGACATACCATTTCGAGATCGTCGCCGGCGAAAGCGCGCGCGCGCTTATGGCGCTGACGCTGGACGGCCTCGCCATCGGCAACGGCATATTGACGGTGGAGAACGAGGCCCAGGCGCTCGCCCGCGCTCGCCGGGACGAGAAGGACAAGGGCGGCGAGGCGGCCAGGGCGGCGCTGGCCATGCTGGCGCTGAAGGACCGCTTCGCGCGGTGA
- a CDS encoding cyclase family protein — MVGAVRITRKKIIEERHKRTASPAPGGATASGRLVDLSHVIEDGMVTYKGLPAPIICDWLSREASRQSYAPGTEFHIGKIEMAANTGTYIDTPFHRYADGADLACVPLEPIANLPGLLVRVTGMLERAIDWTHFAANDVAGRAVLVHTGWDRHWRTDAYFEGHPFLTQAAAEYLRDQGAVLVGIDSLNIDDVSGGERPVHSMLLGAGIQIVEHMTGLGQLPESGFRFFATPPKVKGMGTFPVRAHAVID; from the coding sequence ATGGTCGGCGCGGTGCGGATCACGCGCAAGAAGATCATCGAGGAGCGCCACAAGCGGACGGCGTCGCCGGCGCCTGGGGGAGCGACGGCGAGCGGCCGGCTCGTCGATCTCAGCCATGTGATCGAGGACGGGATGGTGACCTATAAGGGCCTCCCCGCGCCGATCATCTGCGACTGGCTGTCGCGCGAGGCCTCGCGGCAAAGCTATGCGCCGGGCACCGAGTTCCACATCGGCAAGATCGAGATGGCCGCCAATACCGGCACCTATATCGACACGCCCTTCCATCGCTATGCCGATGGTGCCGATCTGGCCTGCGTGCCGCTGGAGCCGATTGCCAACCTGCCGGGGCTGCTCGTGCGGGTGACTGGCATGCTGGAGCGCGCGATCGACTGGACGCATTTCGCCGCGAACGACGTGGCGGGCCGCGCCGTGCTGGTCCACACCGGCTGGGACCGGCACTGGCGGACCGACGCCTATTTCGAAGGCCATCCCTTCCTGACCCAGGCGGCCGCCGAATATCTGCGCGATCAGGGGGCCGTCCTGGTCGGCATCGATTCACTCAACATCGACGATGTCTCGGGCGGCGAGCGGCCGGTCCATTCGATGCTGCTCGGCGCCGGCATCCAGATCGTCGAGCACATGACCGGGCTTGGGCAATTGCCCGAATCGGGCTTCCGCTTCTTCGCGACGCCGCCCAAGGTGAAGGGCATGGGCACCTTCCCGGTTCGCGCCCATGCCGTGATCGACTGA
- a CDS encoding alkene reductase, producing the protein MPSLFDPIKLGDLDLPNRVLMAPLTRGRATREHVPTPLMATYYAQRAGAGLIISEATGISRQGLGWPYAPGLWSKEQVEAWKPVTEAVHDAGGRIIAQLWHMGRVVHPSYLGGAAPVSASATTAPYKAHTYDGRQPYVEARALRRDEIPGLIEDYVHAAGNAVAAGFDGVQVHAANGYLIDQFLRDGSNLRDDDYAGPVENRIRLLREVAQALADTVGAGRTAVRLSPNGDSQGVNDSDPVPLFSAAAAALGEIGIAFLELREPGFEGTFGKAELPPVHPHIRKAFAGPLVLNSDYRLMDAQVALDAGAADAIAFGRTFLANPDLVARLRADAPLNPDNMATWYSQGPEGYTDYPALAAE; encoded by the coding sequence ATGCCCTCGCTCTTCGATCCGATCAAGCTGGGCGATCTCGATCTTCCCAATCGCGTGCTGATGGCACCGCTGACCCGCGGACGCGCGACGCGGGAGCATGTTCCGACGCCGTTGATGGCGACCTATTATGCCCAGCGCGCCGGGGCCGGCCTGATCATCTCGGAAGCCACGGGGATCAGCCGGCAGGGGCTGGGCTGGCCCTATGCACCGGGCCTTTGGAGCAAGGAGCAGGTCGAGGCGTGGAAGCCGGTGACCGAGGCGGTGCATGATGCCGGCGGCCGCATCATCGCGCAGCTCTGGCATATGGGCCGGGTCGTGCATCCGAGCTACCTCGGCGGCGCGGCACCGGTCTCCGCCTCGGCGACCACCGCGCCCTACAAGGCGCACACCTATGACGGCCGCCAGCCTTATGTCGAGGCGCGGGCGCTGCGGCGCGACGAGATACCGGGCCTGATCGAGGATTATGTCCACGCGGCCGGCAACGCCGTTGCGGCGGGCTTCGACGGCGTCCAGGTCCATGCCGCGAACGGCTATCTGATCGACCAGTTTCTGCGCGACGGCAGCAATCTGCGGGACGACGATTATGCCGGGCCGGTCGAAAACCGGATCCGCCTCCTGAGGGAGGTGGCGCAGGCGCTCGCCGACACGGTCGGCGCGGGGCGCACGGCGGTGCGGCTCTCGCCCAATGGGGATTCGCAGGGCGTCAATGACAGCGATCCGGTGCCCTTGTTCAGCGCCGCCGCGGCCGCACTGGGCGAGATCGGCATCGCCTTTCTGGAGCTGCGCGAGCCGGGCTTCGAAGGCACGTTCGGCAAGGCCGAGCTGCCGCCGGTCCATCCGCATATCCGTAAGGCTTTTGCCGGGCCGCTGGTGCTGAATTCAGATTACCGGCTGATGGACGCGCAGGTCGCTCTCGATGCCGGCGCGGCAGACGCGATCGCCTTCGGCCGCACCTTTCTCGCCAATCCCGATCTCGTCGCACGGCTCCGTGCGGATGCGCCGCTCAATCCCGACAATATGGCGACCTGGTACAGCCAGGGGCCGGAAGGTTATACCGACTATCCCGCGCTGGCGGCGGAGTAG
- a CDS encoding ribose-phosphate pyrophosphokinase, which yields MKLMSGNSNAPLVQAISNYLEIPITQASVRRFADEEIFVEIHENVRGEDVFVVQSTSYPANDNLMELLICIDALRRASAKRITAVMPYFGYARQDRKPGPRTPISAKLVANLITTAGANRVLSVDLHAGQIQGFFDIPTDNLYAAPVMSADIQARFSGKPITVVSPDVGGVVRARALAKRLDNAPLAIVDKRREKPGESEVMNIIGDVAGRFCVLIDDIVDSAGTLCNAAAALKEGGAEGVVAYCTHGVLSGAAVSRVESSVLHELVITDSIAAYEAAEATDKIRLLTIAPLLAEAIKRIADESSVSSLFD from the coding sequence ATGAAGCTGATGTCGGGCAATTCGAACGCGCCGCTGGTCCAGGCGATTTCCAACTATCTCGAAATCCCGATCACCCAGGCGAGCGTCCGCCGCTTCGCCGACGAGGAGATTTTCGTCGAGATCCACGAAAATGTGCGCGGCGAGGACGTCTTCGTCGTCCAGTCCACCTCCTATCCCGCCAACGACAATCTGATGGAATTGCTGATCTGCATCGATGCGCTGCGGCGCGCGTCGGCCAAGCGGATCACCGCGGTGATGCCCTATTTCGGCTATGCCCGGCAGGATCGGAAGCCCGGCCCGCGCACCCCGATTTCGGCCAAGCTGGTCGCCAATCTGATCACCACGGCGGGCGCCAACCGGGTGTTGTCGGTCGATCTCCATGCCGGGCAGATTCAGGGCTTTTTCGATATCCCGACCGACAATCTCTATGCCGCGCCGGTCATGTCCGCCGATATCCAGGCACGCTTCTCGGGCAAGCCGATCACGGTCGTGTCGCCCGACGTGGGCGGCGTGGTCCGCGCCCGGGCGCTCGCCAAACGGCTCGATAACGCGCCGCTTGCCATCGTCGACAAGCGCCGCGAGAAGCCCGGCGAATCGGAGGTGATGAACATCATCGGCGATGTGGCGGGGCGCTTCTGCGTGCTGATCGACGACATCGTCGATTCGGCCGGCACCCTGTGCAACGCCGCCGCGGCGCTGAAGGAAGGCGGCGCGGAAGGCGTCGTCGCCTATTGCACCCATGGCGTGCTCTCCGGCGCGGCCGTTTCCCGCGTCGAAAGCTCGGTGCTGCACGAGCTCGTCATCACCGACTCGATCGCCGCCTATGAAGCGGCCGAGGCGACCGACAAGATCCGTCTCCTCACCATCGCCCCGCTGCTGGCCGAGGCGATCAAGCGCATCGCCGACGAAAGCTCCGTCTCCAGCCTGTTCGATTGA
- the ribB gene encoding 3,4-dihydroxy-2-butanone-4-phosphate synthase has translation MSTLLIDRLSNLVAGGEMSRAGLARAAGLHPNSLRKLGEADWNPTADTLVKLEKFLAGGSRDVMASAEQIIDEARNGRMFILVDDEDRENEGDLVIPAQMATPDAINFMARHGRGLICLSLTRERVDQLGLPLMSRHNGTRHETAFTVSIEAKDGVTTGISAADRARTIAVAINAAKGPEEIVTPGHVFPLVARDGGVLVRAGHTEAAVDVSRLAGLNPSGVICEIMREDGAMARMDDLAEFAATHGLKIGTIRDLIAYRLKKDRLVEQTAEARFESRWGGAWTAKTFLNKASGTEQIALVKGHVDPAKPTLVRMHALSLFADAFGEAGGRGNLLEGAMKAIAEEGAGVIVAINRPMVPGALARALKVRAGEESGSDGDQLRDYGVGAQILAALGVHDMILLTNSHHTPVALDGYGLAIVGERPIPGDA, from the coding sequence ATGAGCACGCTTCTGATCGATCGTCTGTCTAATCTCGTCGCCGGGGGCGAGATGAGCCGCGCCGGCCTGGCCCGCGCCGCCGGGCTCCATCCCAATAGTCTGCGCAAGCTGGGCGAGGCGGACTGGAATCCGACCGCCGACACCTTGGTCAAGCTGGAGAAGTTCCTCGCCGGCGGCAGCCGCGACGTCATGGCCTCGGCGGAACAGATCATCGACGAGGCGCGCAACGGCCGGATGTTCATCCTGGTCGACGACGAGGACCGGGAGAATGAGGGCGATCTGGTCATCCCCGCCCAGATGGCGACTCCCGACGCGATCAACTTCATGGCACGACACGGCCGCGGCCTCATCTGCCTGTCGCTGACCCGCGAGCGCGTCGATCAGCTCGGCCTGCCCCTGATGAGCCGCCACAACGGCACGCGGCACGAAACCGCCTTCACCGTATCGATCGAGGCGAAGGACGGTGTGACGACCGGCATTTCCGCCGCCGACCGGGCGCGCACCATCGCGGTGGCGATCAATGCGGCCAAGGGGCCGGAGGAGATCGTCACGCCCGGCCATGTCTTCCCGCTGGTCGCGCGCGACGGCGGCGTGCTGGTGCGCGCCGGCCATACCGAGGCGGCGGTGGATGTCTCGCGCCTCGCCGGCCTCAATCCTTCCGGCGTGATCTGCGAGATCATGCGCGAGGACGGCGCGATGGCGCGGATGGACGACCTGGCCGAGTTCGCCGCCACCCACGGCCTCAAGATCGGCACGATCCGCGATCTGATCGCCTATCGGTTGAAGAAGGACCGGCTGGTCGAGCAGACCGCCGAGGCGCGGTTCGAAAGCCGCTGGGGCGGCGCCTGGACCGCCAAGACCTTCCTCAACAAGGCCTCGGGCACCGAGCAGATCGCCCTGGTGAAGGGCCATGTCGATCCCGCCAAGCCGACCCTGGTCCGGATGCACGCGCTCAGCCTGTTCGCCGACGCCTTCGGCGAAGCCGGCGGGCGCGGCAATCTGCTGGAGGGGGCGATGAAGGCGATCGCGGAGGAAGGCGCCGGCGTTATCGTCGCGATCAACCGGCCGATGGTGCCGGGCGCGCTGGCGCGTGCACTCAAGGTCCGCGCCGGCGAGGAGAGCGGCAGCGACGGCGATCAATTGCGCGATTACGGCGTCGGCGCGCAGATCCTCGCCGCGCTCGGCGTCCACGACATGATCCTCTTGACCAACAGTCACCACACGCCGGTCGCGCTAGACGGCTACGGCCTCGCCATCGTCGGCGAGCGGCCGATTCCGGGAGACGCGTGA
- the rplT gene encoding 50S ribosomal protein L20, whose translation MARIKRGVTTRAKHKRILEQAKGYYGRRKNTIRIARQAVEKAGQYAYRDRKVKKRSFRGLWIQRINAGVRAEGLTYSQFMHGLKLAGIELDRKVLADIAMHEGDAFRGIVAQAKAALPA comes from the coding sequence ATGGCACGCATCAAGCGCGGCGTTACCACGCGCGCCAAGCACAAGCGGATCCTGGAGCAGGCGAAGGGCTATTACGGCCGCCGCAAGAACACGATCCGCATCGCCCGCCAGGCGGTCGAGAAGGCCGGCCAGTACGCCTATCGCGACCGCAAGGTGAAGAAGCGCAGCTTCCGCGGCCTGTGGATCCAGCGCATCAACGCCGGCGTCCGGGCCGAGGGGCTGACCTACAGCCAGTTCATGCACGGCCTGAAGCTGGCCGGCATCGAGCTGGACCGGAAGGTCCTCGCCGACATCGCGATGCACGAGGGCGATGCCTTCAGGGGCATCGTCG
- the ribD gene encoding bifunctional diaminohydroxyphosphoribosylaminopyrimidine deaminase/5-amino-6-(5-phosphoribosylamino)uracil reductase RibD, giving the protein MAEAIALGERGHGATAPNPHVGCLIVRDGAAIGRGWTQDGGRPHAEAVALAEAGHAQGATIHVSLEPCAHESARGPACADLIAEAKPARVVVALEDPDPRTAGRGIARLRGAGIRVDVGEGADAAAASMAGYVSRVRRGRPLVTLKLALSIDGRIALPSGESKWITGEDARADVHRERARADMILVGRGTYEADAPRLDVRLPGLEGRSPRKALLTHGAAPDGWTRLGAPEEIAGLGDVNELLVEGGSATASAFLAADLVDRLLVYRAPILIGAGKSSVGYIGLDALADAHGRWRFTDSRPLGIDRLEVYERTRDEV; this is encoded by the coding sequence ATGGCGGAAGCGATCGCGCTCGGCGAGCGCGGCCATGGCGCGACCGCGCCCAATCCGCATGTCGGCTGCCTGATCGTCCGCGACGGCGCGGCGATCGGACGCGGCTGGACGCAGGACGGCGGGCGACCTCATGCCGAGGCGGTCGCGCTGGCCGAGGCCGGCCATGCCCAAGGCGCCACGATCCATGTCTCGCTGGAGCCCTGCGCCCATGAGAGCGCGCGCGGGCCGGCCTGCGCGGACCTGATCGCCGAGGCCAAGCCGGCGCGGGTGGTCGTCGCCTTGGAGGATCCCGATCCCCGCACCGCCGGCCGCGGCATCGCCCGGCTGCGCGGCGCGGGTATCAGGGTCGATGTCGGCGAGGGCGCCGACGCGGCGGCGGCGAGCATGGCCGGCTATGTAAGCCGGGTGCGGCGGGGCCGCCCGCTGGTGACGCTGAAGCTGGCCCTGTCGATCGACGGGCGGATCGCCTTGCCGTCGGGCGAGAGCAAGTGGATCACCGGCGAGGACGCCCGCGCCGACGTCCATCGCGAGCGCGCGCGGGCCGACATGATCCTGGTCGGGCGCGGCACCTATGAGGCGGACGCGCCCCGGCTCGACGTACGGCTGCCGGGGCTGGAGGGCCGCTCGCCGCGCAAGGCGCTGCTGACGCACGGGGCGGCGCCGGACGGCTGGACGCGGCTCGGCGCACCCGAGGAGATAGCCGGGCTCGGCGACGTCAACGAGCTGCTCGTCGAGGGCGGATCGGCCACCGCCTCCGCCTTCCTTGCCGCCGACCTGGTCGATCGCCTGCTCGTCTATCGCGCGCCGATCCTGATCGGCGCCGGCAAATCCTCGGTCGGCTATATCGGGCTCGACGCGCTGGCCGACGCGCACGGCCGCTGGCGCTTCACCGATTCCCGCCCGCTTGGCATCGACCGGCTCGAAGTCTACGAGCGGACGAGGGACGAGGTCTGA